The Pristiophorus japonicus isolate sPriJap1 chromosome 17, sPriJap1.hap1, whole genome shotgun sequence DNA window acgtttctcctcattgcagtcctaaatggctacccttatccttagactgtgacccctggttctggacgtccccaacatcaggaacattcttcctgcatctaacctgtccaatcccgtcagaattttatatgtttctttgagatcccctctcattcttctaaattccagtgaatataagcctggtcaatccagtctttcatatgtcagtcctgccatcccggaaatcagtctggtgaaccttcgttgcactccctcaatagcaagaatgttcttcctcagattaggggaccaaaagtgtacacaacaTTCAAGTATTAATGACCACTGgacgctcaaagcgctttacagccaataaagtgcttttggagtgtagtcactgttgtaatgtgggaaacgcagcagccaatttgtgcacagcaagctcccacaaacagcaaatgagataatgaccagataatctgtttgtgttgatcgagggataaatattggcctgaacgATAACGCTGGAAAATCCCAGGGATTGAAGAACTATCTAACTTGCCTCTTCAGTGACGTAGAACAAAGATGAGATACAACTGACTTATAATGCGAATACTTTATTATCAATGAGTGACTCATTTTGTTGTTTTTAAACTGGTAAGTTAGCTTTTTGTCTGGGTACTAATAGTACGGCAGAACTATACACCAAAACTAGGCTGTCTTCCCATTTTTGCTGTATAATTTAATCTGGTGTTGAATGAGTATATATAaaccaaagtgcattttcctgttcTGTTCTGTATTCATACACATTGCACCATACATAAATAATTACAATGTAAAAATGACTCCATATTTACAAGTATAATATATATTTCATATAATATATAAAACTTTATATTAAATCTAGGTAGATGATATTTGGAATAGTCTTGTTTTTTTTAATATAGGATTTCATTCCTGGAGGTTGACTGTTATCTGTTACTGTTGAGCATTATCTCCAGCCAACACGGACAAGACGTTATGAACTGTCTCGAATAGCAAGGACCCCAGCCTTTTGCAAAGCTGATGCGAACACTGTTGGGGTCGTAGGGTCCGTCAGCATAATCGGTATCTGTGGCTTGCTGCAGGAGGCAAGATTTTTCATAGTCAAAAACCTTTATCGAATATCCCGGCATCACTTTGCGAACGATCAAAGTCCGAGAGTTGGGAATGTCCAGCGTCGGTGAGTTGACGAAGATGGGGTGCTCGCTCCGGTTGTAGGCCCAGACCCCGTCCGGCTCCTTGCTCAGCAAGATCCCGTAGCCGATTTTACTGCGAGTCCTTTTGACGGTCTCGCTCCTGTGGTCCAGGGCCAGCTGCCCGAGGCAAAAGCCATTCCCGTGAGGTAGGTCGTAGAATATACTGACAGACTGTTCATAGACGGTGTACAGGCGCCCGACCCTGGTGCGGTGCTCCCAGTAGGCCACGATGCACCAATGGCTCTGCTTCATCGTGTCGGGCGACAGGCTGGCGTCTGCAGGGGAAGAGAAACCATatgtcaatgaggctcacatcaccCACGCTTGCAGCTCACACAAGAGGCTCAACATCAACATGGTAACTGAAACATTCCTCCCTTAAAGTACCAGCCCTCCCTTCGACGTTACTCAGGCCAACCCTGCGCTCCtactagaaagacttgcatttatctagcgccttgcacgaccaccggacgtcccaaagcacttcacagccaatggaagtaatttttggagtgtagtcacttgttgtaatgtaggaaacgtggcagccaatttgcacacagcaaactcccacgaacagcaatgcgataatgaccagataattaagttttagtgatgttgaatgagggataaatattggccgggacaacggggagaactcccctgctcttcaaaatagtgccatgggatcttttacgtccatctgagggagttctgcactgtcagaggtgccgtctttcagatgaaacattaaacagaggcccggtctgccctctcaggtggatgtaaaagatcccgcggcactatttcaaagagcaggggagttatcccctggtgtcctggggctatatttgtccctcaattaacataacaaaaacatagattatctggtcagtatcacattgctgtttgtgggagcttcctgtgcgcaaagAGCTGCcagatttcccacattac harbors:
- the smad6b gene encoding mothers against decapentaplegic homolog 6b, producing the protein MFKSKRSGLVRRLWRSRLTEGNGQEADAWSDPAGSLNELKSVTHTLLKRLKEKPLELLVQAVESRGGLLTACVPMAKSELRLAKQILAPQVLLCRLFRWPDLKHLFELKRLYACEGFARNADSASVCCNPYHFSRLCGPDSPPPPYSRFSPNNEEKPLECTVSYTETEATSSPNITTGDFSDASLSPDTMKQSHWCIVAYWEHRTRVGRLYTVYEQSVSIFYDLPHGNGFCLGQLALDHRSETVKRTRSKIGYGILLSKEPDGVWAYNRSEHPIFVNSPTLDIPNSRTLIVRKVMPGYSIKVFDYEKSCLLQQATDTDYADGPYDPNSVRISFAKGWGPCYSRQFITSCPCWLEIMLNSNR